A window from Bacillota bacterium encodes these proteins:
- a CDS encoding helix-turn-helix domain-containing protein: MGGPGSPGVRGFEPIQYEQMVLQYARKHGSISRKEVSELCQLAPPQAYRLLQRLVRRGELRMEGKGRTAIYRPTGHHPPRRRATAQP; this comes from the coding sequence TTCGAGGCTTCGAGCCCATCCAGTACGAGCAGATGGTGTTGCAGTATGCCCGCAAGCACGGCAGCATCTCGCGCAAGGAAGTGAGCGAACTCTGTCAACTCGCCCCTCCCCAGGCCTACCGACTGCTCCAGCGTCTTGTGCGCCGGGGAGAACTGCGCATGGAGGGCAAAGGCCGGACGGCCATATATCGCCCGACTGGCCACCACCCACCCCGCCGCCGCGCGACCGCCCAGCCATAG